Within the Deltaproteobacteria bacterium CG11_big_fil_rev_8_21_14_0_20_49_13 genome, the region TCATTGACAATTGGTATACTACACGCTAGACGTGCGGAAATCAATCGCAACCAAAAATGGAACGTTTTCTTTTAAAATCGAAGATCCACGGCGCTTTAGTAACAGAGGCCAACCTTAAGTACGAAGGTTCCCTGACGGTCGATTCCACGCTTCTTGAAGCGGCAAATATCATCGAGCACGAGCATGTGGTCATCTGGAACCTGACGAACGGCTCAAGAATTGAGACCTATGCAATAAAAGGTGGCCCAGGCTCAGGGGTTATATGCGCCAACGGTGCCGCGGCACATCATATTAAGAGAGACGACCGGATAATAATCGCCACTTTTGCTTCATACAACGAGGAAGAGACCAAAAAGCACTCCCCTATCAAGGTCTTTGTGGACGCATCTAACAGGATAAAAAAATGAAATTACACATAAGCAATATACCTGCAGAGAGCGGTATGCAGATAAATGCCAGCTCGTCCAAAGACGAAT harbors:
- a CDS encoding aspartate 1-decarboxylase; protein product: MERFLLKSKIHGALVTEANLKYEGSLTVDSTLLEAANIIEHEHVVIWNLTNGSRIETYAIKGGPGSGVICANGAAAHHIKRDDRIIIATFASYNEEETKKHSPIKVFVDASNRIKK